In the genome of Hydrogenispora ethanolica, the window GCCCGCTGGAATCATCTGGCAGGAAAACGGCGGGCCGCCGGCGAAAAGAGGCCGGAGAGCGACGATGAGCGGAGGTTTTGCCGATGGATATCACGATTCGTCCGGCCGTCGGGAGCGATTTTCCCGCGGTTTTTGCGCTTTTTCACCAGCTTTGGCCGGGCCGGGAGCTGCATGAGGCGGCCATGAGCGCCGTCTTCGAACGGGGCCTGGCATCAGGGGCCGACACCTATCTCTGCGCCGTGGCCGCCGGGAAAGTGGTCGGCTTTTGCGCTTATGCCGTGATGAACAACTTCTGGCAGGAAGGGCGGATCGCCTACATTTACGCGATGATTGTGGACGAGGAGCTGCGGGGCCGGGGGTTCGGCGCGACGCTGCTGCGGCAGGCGATCGACTGCGCCCGGACGGCCGGCTGTAAGCGAATCGAGCTGGACTCGGGATTCCCCAGGGAAGGGGCGCACCGCTTTTACGAACGGCTCGGTTTCGAGAAGCGGGCCTTTTTATTCTCGCTGGAACTGGGCTGAGACCCGGAACGGTTCCGCCGGAGCCTGCGGCGGTCCTTGCCGGGGCCGGTGAAGAACCGCCGGCCGGTCCGGCGGAACCTCCGCAGCGTCGGGACGGACCGCCGCGGGCTTTAGCGGACCCTCCGGGGCGGATCGCGGCACCGCCGGCCGGTTGGCAAGGCCTGGCAACGGGGTTTTCGCCACCGCCGGACCGATCCACAGGAGTGGCGGCGCCGGCGGCGGCCGGTCGGAATGGAAATGAGGTTGCATCGAGATGAATTGGGTTTATTTGGGAGCGGCGATCCTGTTTGAGGTCGGCGGGACCACCATGCTGAAGCTTTCGAACGGCTTTGCCAGGCTGCAATGGGCGATTCCGGCGCTGGCCCTGTACGCGGTGAGCTTTTTCGCGCTGTCCCTGGCGTTGCGGCGGATCGCGATCGGCGTGGCCTATGCGATATGGTCGGGGATCGGCATCGTTTTACTGGCAGGGATCGGGGCGGTTTATTTTCAGGAGACATTGAGCTGGGAAAAACTCTTCTTTATCGCGCTGATCCTGGTGGGAGTGGTCGGCCTCAATCTGGCCGGCGGCCATTAAAACGGTCCGCCGGCGCGGAATGCCAAAAAACGAGGCGGCCCGGAAAGGGCCAGCCTCGTTTGGAAGGGGCGCGGCGTAAGGGCCGCGGCCCGTTTTAAAGCGTGAGTCGTTTACATCCCGGCATACAGGCCGTCATTGGGGCAGTTGGGCAGCTCCCGCAGATAGGCCGGGACTTCCGGGAAAGGATACTCGGCCGCGGCGGCGTCGGTCAGGTAGAGCCGGTGGTAGTACTCCCGCACCATCCGGGCGGCGGAGAACTGCCACTGGGACATGGTGATGCTGGCGCGCATCATCTCGGTCCACTTGGCCCGGTTGCCGTAATACAGCGGCAGGATATCGTTGCCCAGCACATAATAGAGCGCGTCGGCGTCGGCCTGGTCCTGATCGTGATGGTAATGGCCGTCCCCGATCTGCCAGCCGTTGACGCCGTGGCGGCAGCCCTCCGGCCACCAGCCGTCCAGGACGCTGAAGTTGAGCACGCCGTTCATGGCGGCCTTCATGCCCGAGGTGCCGCTGGCCTCCATCGGCCGGACCGGATTGTTCAGCCAGACGTCGCAGCCGCGGGTCAGGAGCTTGCCGATCTTCATGTCGTAATTCTGCAAGAAGACGACGCGCTCCGGGAAGCGTTTGGCCATCTCGTACAGCCGGGTGATGATCCCTTTGCCGGTCAGGTCATTGGGAT includes:
- a CDS encoding GNAT family N-acetyltransferase, translated to MDITIRPAVGSDFPAVFALFHQLWPGRELHEAAMSAVFERGLASGADTYLCAVAAGKVVGFCAYAVMNNFWQEGRIAYIYAMIVDEELRGRGFGATLLRQAIDCARTAGCKRIELDSGFPREGAHRFYERLGFEKRAFLFSLELG
- a CDS encoding DMT family transporter; its protein translation is MNWVYLGAAILFEVGGTTMLKLSNGFARLQWAIPALALYAVSFFALSLALRRIAIGVAYAIWSGIGIVLLAGIGAVYFQETLSWEKLFFIALILVGVVGLNLAGGH